gtgtgtgtgtgtgtgtgtgtgtttgtgtgtgcacatagttCAACTAGATGCATGAATGAGCGTGTACACTCCACCTGGGACCAGACAACAGACACTCAGCAgtgaagagagcagaaggaaaaacTTCAGCTTTTGAGGCCGGATGCCATGGGATCCTTCCAGGTCTCCTCCAAGAGAGGAACCCTTGGTTTCTTCTGTCCATGGAGGAATTCTGCTCACTGATTGCTCTCCACTGCTAAAATCAACTTGCTTTATTATATAACCCACCTTCCCAGGCATGGCACCAGCCACATCCATCAGGATCACGTCCCCACAGACTGCCCTAAGCCAGACTTATTGAGGGACTGTCTTGATTAAATCTGCCTCCTGCTCAGTGACCCTAGCTTATGCTTAGTTGACAAAAACTCACTTTCACAAATGACCCACGTTCAAGCTGGTACTCACACATGAGAGGCATGTGTGAGTaccataaccataaccataacctGCCCTTTCTTGATTTTCCCTAAGATCTCGATATCACATCAGAAAACACAATACAGCTTTAAAAGTGTCGAGAgttttttcttaaattctaaCACTTCAGCATATTAGTCTCTTAACTGTTGggtcatataaaattaaaaacacaacttAAATGTTTTCTTACTGTGAGAGGGAAGAACCGGGTCACCGTCACAATCAGATCAAAACACAACCAAAGCAAAAAGCTCAGTATCTGATATCTGGGACTCCCAGTTCTCTGAGCTTCTCAGGCTCTGCCATCCACAGCTCACACAGCTGGTCTCAGGCTCAGGTCAGCTCTGTTCTCACATTGCTCTGTTCCTGGCAGTACATCCCCTGTAGATGTAAGCACCTGCCCTTACAAGTTTAAAAACCACTTTATGCCTGTGCAAGTTTTTCCTGATCCCATGTCTGCACCACTTGCATGCAGTACACATAgcgaccagaagagggcacaataTCCTCTGGAACTGCAATGGCAGCTGTGAACCACaccatgtaggtgtgtgtgtgtgtgtgtgtgtgtgtgtgtgtgtgtggtgtctgtgagGAGTTCTACATCTATGtttggagacagaagaagacGTAGGGTGTCTTCCTTTGTAGTTTGTCACCTCCCCCCTTTACGACAGCGTCTGTCTATGAACCTGAAGCTTGGTGGGCATCCAGCAGCTAcagagattcttctgtctctgtccacCCATAGAACTAGCAGTATAGGTCAACATGTGGTACTTCCTAAGCTTAGGTGGGCgttggagatttgaactcaggtcctcatgcgtGAGCAGCAATCTCCCTTATACACTGTCTCCCCAGACACTGTGCTTTCAGTGGATGATTTTCTACAGTGTCTAACTTAATggcatgtgggttttttcttttgcaGGGGTTGTGGAGGAGATTGTCTAGGTCCTGAGAGCATTAAGATatgtcagtggtgtgtgtgtgcgcgcgcgcacgtgagcacgcgcatgtgcacacacagagacatttgAATAGGCTAGGCAGGTGGTAAGCTGTGCCTTAGGTGTGTGTCCGTGGTTGCAGCAGGCCACACCATCAGGCTATGATGCTGGCCCAGGGCAAAATCACTCATTGATGGAGTTTAGGATATGCTAAGTCACACAGTGGCCCAGGACCCTCATGTGCTTATTTTGAATTTCAGGGCCCAGCACACATTCAGGATCATCTGCTACGTCACCTGAGGTAGGATTGTGGCTAGGGTCCTCTTTTGGGCTGTCTCACACACCTCCAGTCCCAAAGGCACTCTTTCTGTGGTGGAACCCCTCCCAGCTGGAAAGCTGCCTCAGGCTGAGGAAGTCCATGAGCAAGACAGGCTTCCGAAGGAACAGCCTGTCATTTCCAACGCATCCCTCCAGTCTTCCTCCACTGAGCAGGGTTCTAAGCCTCTTGCAGCTTCCCATATCGTGCTGCTCTGGTCCCACTTCCAGGCTGGGCCCTCTCAGTCCCTGCTGTCTGAGACTCTGGACTGTTTCCATGGCTCTCCTAAGCCAAGGGTTTGTCTCTAAGTTAACAGCACCAGTTCACACAGTAGCCACCAGGGGGGCACTGAGCTTTCCCCAATTGTAAAGCCTTGAGTAGTCTCTAGGCTCCCCCAAACCCGCCAGCTTTCAGGGGGGTGTTCCTGATTGTCTTTGGGTAGAGTTGGGCAATTTGTAATTTTGGAGACACACTATATGTCAGGCCTAGTGTAAGATATTTTACTGTGAGGTGATgtaatgaaagagttaaaattttttaaaccttccacagatggagtcaagagtgcagatcagcttgttctgcactctgggtcctaggaaactagctatctacaagacaagatagattgaatagggtttgagctgggagttcaggtcagcgtgCCCGTGCACCCTGGATTCCAGAAACAGAACTGACTGCTTCTTGAACCTGTCacagaagctgaacactggacaggtgcttcctatagatacttaatcatgatttgcCCCCTCGTCCCCCTGGGTTgcggtttttccctttaaaaagctcTTTTTCCTCTCGAAgggggtcgtacttcattgcttgcctctgcataGGACAGGCTGGAAATATGGCCTCAACGCGTTGAAATCAAATATATACCTCTTGTttattacatcaagtttggtgtcttgcagttattgggtggctgtgaattcctgagagcagggagggagttcctcccttccTGGTGGGCCTTACAGTAACATGTTTGCCCGaagttgggggtggtggtgggggctggGATGGTGATAGCTGGAATTCCAGTTTTTCTGAGGGGGACAGAGCTCTTCTGAGAAGATCTACATCTTGTACAAACCCTCCCGCTAACATCCAGGTCTCTCTGCAGGTCTGAGGGTCCCATTTTGGGGGGAGGAGACTCATCAGATATTAATTTTTAGTTAAGTCTACATTGCTTCATGTTTAGAAAGATGAAATCCACTTTAAAACTTAgttgttgggctggagagatggctcagtggttaagagcactctctgctgttccagaggtcctgggttcaattcccagcaaccacatggtggctcacaacccttctggtatgtctgaagacggctacagtgtactcacatatataaaacagataaatcttttaaaaaataaacttagttGTCTGTGTGAGGAAGAGATTTTAAGGACTGAATTAAATCACAATGCACTGACTTAAACTAAAACAAATTAAGttattctccctcccttttctctctttctgcctctctccttccttcctccatctcactttcctcccttctttaatttctttcaactGGATCTTATTATATGTTCTAATCTAGCTTGGAATTCACAGAATTCCCCCTGCCTCAAGCTTCTAAGTTCTAGAGttacactcacacatgtgtacacaaacatatatacacacactaacactAACACACACCACACTTCATACAGAGGCTTGATGGCTCCATAATTGTATGTGGTGAACCAACAGTCTTATGAGTGCACAAATATATTATTAACCATAACATACCCACTTATGCTATCTGCACTTGGGCCCCTTCTCACTAAGACTGCTCTAAAATGCTAAGGGGTACTACCATCGCCCAATTCCTGCTCCTGTCCCCAAAGTCCACTTTCAATCTCTGTCAAGGGGGAAGGGTGGATCTCCCTGGCCCCCATCCCTTCAGGTATCACTCTAGCAGCTGTGAGGACCAGGAGCCACAGTGTCCCCATATATGAGAGGATGCATGTCCCCTGGACCATAGGACAAATCACACTCTGCCTTGTACTTTATCTGAGCTGCTGAGGGACCCAGTGATACTGGTCTATGATTCTAGTCTTGCCCTCCTGAAACACCTCCAGTGTCGGGGCCTGCTCTGCCGAGTGTTGGAACTAGCACTTTGGAGTGCTAAATTGTCCTGGGAGCTTTGGGagctaaattgtcctggcttgTACTgatgctccagtccgagggtcagggttcagcaagagagagtgaggacagactcgaagaatggagatcagacagaatgtgattcagtcccgtttattctcaagtctctctttttctctctttccaagtttcttgttcctagtgcAAGTcgcaagtctcgagttcctagtccctagttcctccaagttccaagtttccagtcccaagTTTCCAGTCTCCAAGTTTCCAgtctcttcttctgtctgcctctcaccttttataagtctgacttctcaagacatgcctttaagtcacagctctaagtcacacctttaaatctcacacatccaagggaaaatcctgggtatataaaacaagatgttattagagtgtgctcagctgttgtaggctgttaaaacaagtctcttgtcagggtatgtggctcaagatggctgcaaggatgatagccgccttctgtcggctccccatacCCCAGATCCACAGGGTTTTAATAAACAATGCCCTGTGGTCCCCTGACAAGCTGTGGGTCCATCATGTCTTCCCTCATCTACCCCAATGATCTGTATTGGCTGCATCCCTCTTCTCcatggtggaatggtctcctttGTGTGGACCTTTAAGAGTTAAAATGGCAGCTGTGGGTATGACTTAGCAGGGAAGGACTTGCTTAGTGTCTGACAGagggagagggtgtgtgtgtgtggctcagtggcagagtgcttacccagcatgcatgaggAATGATACAAAAGAATCATCCTGAGTTGCCTGTGGCTTTGATGTCAGAGCCAAGTAAACCACCAACATCACCATGGCTGTACCCATGAGGTGAGAGTACATGGGGATCTTTTGGGCAGGACAAATGATCTGCTAGTTCCCAATATTGAACCGGGGAAACCATAGGTCTCTGTGAGAAgtgtggtatgtctgtgtgtgtgtgtgtgtgtgtgtgtgtgtgtgtgagagagagagagagagagagagagagagagagagagagagagagagagagagattccagaaattggaagactgaggcaggaggattcctagaattccaggccagtctatgTCACCTCATgaatcttgtctcagaaaaaaagaaaggaagccgCAATCACAGTGATTTAACTCAGTGTGGCAAAGATGGTGTTTACTACCAAAGACCATGTTTCAAAGTCACATGTGTCAAAAATTCCAGACACTTTTTATTTCCCCCACACCTGTGGGACCCCAGCCGTACATACTCAAGTGCAACCTGAGTGCACAGGACACAGACTCACTGTTCCATGTCCATGTGTGGCCAGGGAACAGCTTCTGTGTAAGATAGGGCAGGGCTAGAATCTTGTCTTGGGGACATGGACAGAAGAAACCAAGGGTTCGTCTCTTGGGTTTATGTGTAAGAGGAGACCTGGAAGGATCCCATGGCATCCGGCCTCAAAAGCTGAAgtttttccttctgctctcttcacTGCTGAGTGTCTGTTGTCTGGTCCCAGGTGGAGTGTACACGCTCATTCATGCATCTAGTTGaactatgtgcacacacaaacacacacacacacacacacatacatacacacacacacacacacacacacacacacacacacacacacacacacacacacacttctatggTTCCATCCCTCAGagttcacacacactcatggctTCCTGTGGTTTATTGTTGATCAGACATTGGACAGAACCGGCCAGGGAGACAGCTGCAAATCAAGCTTGGGTTCTCTTCTCCTGAATCGCTTGTCTCCTAGAGAACACCGTTGGTAGATAAGGCAGATGAAGCAGGCTGTGAAGAAGGCTGTCTGTGATGGGATAGGATGCAGGGGTCTTTGGGCAGTggtcagaagcctggagtctggtCACAGGTTAGACCCTCGGGTGGGCCTTGGGaagcttcctgtcttctctgggTCAAGGGCTTGCAAGAAATGTGGAACGACAGTGCTTGTCCTcctgaggagggagggaagacagggcaTGGTTCGAACCTCTACCCTACACTGCAGTCATCCCAGCACTAAGACAAGATCTCAGCCCTACCAATTACAAGATGGGTGTCCCTGAGCCAGTGGCTTCAGCTCTCTTATCCTACAGGCtgtcccttctggtctctgtgtaggtgtgtatgtgtgtgtttctgcatacatgtgtgtacttgcatgtgtgcatatgcttgtGCCTGTGGGactttgtatgtatgagtgtgttagAGTtggtgggtgtgagtgtgtgtgtgtgaaaccatgtgagtgtgagaatgtgtgctagtgttttgtgtgtgtagctATGAGCttgcaagagtgtgtgtgtgtgtgtgtgtgaatgtatctatgtgcacacatgtgtctaCCTATGTAgcagaactttctatgtagaagAAAGTCAGAGGAAATCTTGGGGCCGTTGTTCTCCCCCTTCTACCCTATGaattctagggatcaaacccaggtccactGTGTTGGcagggcctttacccactgagccatcctcccagcCCATGACATCTCTGTATGGCTGTAGAACAAGGCAAGCAGTTGGCCTCCACAGGAGTGTGAAGACCTTTAGCAAAAGACCACGTCCCCATGAGAATATTCTCCAAGTAGATGGAGTGACCGAAGCTGTGTGCAAGGGGACAGGATGATGACAGGGTCTCACCAGCACTTTCCAGGACTGCACGGGGGAATCATCCCTGTCCTTACAGCATGGGTAATCCAGCCACTCCTTTGCCAAACATGCCAGGAAATACCAGTTCACATACGTACAATCAGCAATATTCCTTGTAGGGTCAGCCGGGTCCAGGATGATGGGCCTGCAGAACAACATTCAGAGATGAATTGAGCTCCAAGTTCTACTGCACAGGGGTAcgggaggagcccagaagagaaCCCGTACCAAAGTTTGGCCAGAGTCCCTGCCCCACAGCATACAGCACTCCTAGAGGGATCCTTGGACATAACCTAGATGGACTGGGCTTGAATCCTCTACCCTTTATTAGCCTTGTGTCCTGGGACCCCATCTCTGGTCTTTGGTGCCTCACAGCACTTATGACACTGTTACTGTTAGAAGATCTCAGTTCCCACTGCATGTCCTCCCCTTCCTTTGCTGTTTGGGTCTGAATAATGTCAGATCCTTGGTCTCCTGAACTGTAAACAGGAGAGGCCACCCCTGTCTCCCAGGGCTGTAGGGCTTCATCTCAGTCAGGTGACATCAGGACAGTCCCTAATACAGGTGATGCTGCATTGACACAGAGGACCCACCTCCCCCTTTTCACAGTATTGCAGCCTGACACCCACGGGGAGCAGAGCCATATGGGGACAAGCTACCTGTAGTTTTGGAGCTGTCTGTGCAGGTAGTCAGAGACCTTTGGGTGTTGAAAGTCATAATACACTGTCCAGTACATACAAAGACTTTCGTGCTTGGTGATCAGTTCCAAGACGGTCCGGAAGCCCTCTGCTGTGTTGAAATCATCAACTCCACTCCCACTTTCCCAGGCATAGATTGTGAGCAGCTCCAGGGCATACCTTGGGGGCACTGgtttcttcagcttcttcatacactgagaagagaaaggcaaggaGAAAAATGGGGCTCTCAGCTGTTGTGTGGGGCCACTTCTCACAGGCTCAATTCAGCTGCCACCTGATGATGTCATGAGTGGTTGGGATGGACACCTTGTGCTCCACACAGACTGAGCACTCACCAGCAGGCACAGGAGGAATCAAGACCCCATGAGTGACACCTAGGAGTGAGGTTGGAGGCAGGACATAAGGAGTGCTCACTATGGAAGTTTTCTCATGGTCTCTGAAGTAACTGGGaagaggctagggagatggctccatggataaGGTGCCTCAACCCGGTACAAGCTTGTCAAGTCTAGGTAAGGTCCTAAACATGGGTCAGGCTAGTGAGGAAACCAACTCATAATCTCAGAGTCAGGTTGAGATTGGGGCTTCTAGGGGCTGCAGAACTGTCCAGACCTGCTGACCCAGCACACTGAGTGTCATGTGTGAGACCCTGGCTGATTACACAAGGTGGGGTGTGACTGAGGACCTGCCCTcacactctgacctccacatccttatgcacacacagagacatgtgcgCCCACGAACAGGTTCACATATACAAACGCCACAAACACATTAGAGAAGCCCAGATAATAATGAGAGATCGCAAGTTTGAAGACATAGTAGCAGGAAATTGCAAGTTGTAGATACCAGAGAGGACAGGAAACATCGCTCAACAAAGACACAGAAATCCAAAGACATAGTTGAAGCAGCAACCAGAAAACGACAAAATAGATGTGGCTGAAGGGAGAGTTAGATGATTGAAATCATACTAGAAGAAGTCAGAACAAGCATGGGAAGGCCCCCATCTTCCCAGGtcacccctttctccttccttttccctcaaaGAGCATCATTCTTCTTTGCTGCCCCACCCAATGTCTTTCTTgcccctcccctctgccttccATCCACTCAGTTTTCCTCCCCCATATTCTTTCTCACCCATTATGCAAACTAGGACAGACACTGGTCCTAGGGAGGGGGCCCTGCTGTGACTGACCCACCATGTTGCTCCTGGGGAGGACTGAGGAAGGATGATGGAACTTTGGGTTGGAAAGCTGTTGAGAGCTAAGAGCCTGACAGGCTGTTTGTGGGAACCTGGAAGACAGGAGGgctgagaggcaggcaggtgacAGAGGCTGGagtgaagtttcagaggaaagcaaGGACCCCATCTGGGCTGCTTGTGTGCTATGTTTGCATGAGGAATCAGGGGTTTCTCATCAGCTGGGGCTGAGATTATCTCTGATGAAGAAGAGACATGCACATTGGGGACAAAGCCATCTGAAAAGCGTTTCCTTGTGGTCAGCAAATAGTAGCTGTGGTCCAGGGGTCCCAAAGCTGCATCTCCAGCTTGTAGATCACACCTGGAACTACAGAGAGGTCTCCCAGGTGGTAAGGCTTTGGTCACATGAAACTACACATTTGGAGGTGTCATGGGGAGCAGCTGAAGCCTGGCACTGGGAGAGGCCAGGAGAAGCCATTGGTGAAAATGCAGCCTCAATGGCAGTGGTGACCCCCAGACACTGGACTTACCCTGAGGTAGAGATGACTGCCAGGAGCAGAGCAATTTGAGAACAGAGCTAACCTGAGCCTGAGACCAGCTGTGTGTGCTATGGATGGCAGAGCCCGAGAAGCTCAAAGCATGTGAGTCTCAGATATCAGATACTGAGCCTTTTGCTCTGCTGGCCTTTGGTTGTGTTTTAATCAGATTGTGACAGTGACCTGATTCTTCCCTTTTGGAATAAGAATGTATTCAATGTGTGCTTTTAATTTTATGggcccacagttgagagactaATCTCAAgtcttgaaattttaaataagttCGAGATTTTAAAAGAACTCTATATTGTGTTTTGCAATGTGATATTGACATGAGATCTTAGGGGAaatcaagaaaggaaaggttatggttcaattgaattatgtgtgtgtgtgtgtgtgagcatcaaTTTGAAAGTGGGTTATTTGTGAAGGTGAGTTTTTGTCAACTAGACATAAGCTCATTGAGTAGGAGGCAGCCTTAAGACAATGCCTTATCCAGTCTTGTTTACGGTAGTCTGTGTGAATATGATCCTGATGGATGTGGTTGGTGCCATGCCTGAGCATGTGTGCTGTATAATAAAGCAATCTGAGTGAGTCATGGAGATCAAGGCAGTGAACAGAAttcttcattgttttctgctTCAGTCATTGtgctgacttctctcagtgatgccCTGTGACTGGGATGTGTAGCCAAGTAAGACCTTTCCTTTCCAAGGCACTCTGGGTCATGTGATAATGCTATCATGACAATAGATCCAAAACTGGAAATAGACCTTCTTATCTCTGGCTGGTATCCACACTCTGTATACACAGGGCCCACAGGGACTGGGTCAGACGCCTTACCAGTTGATGCCAGTACTTGACCAGACAAATGAGATTCCTCAACTTGGGTGGATAATTCTTCAGGAAGTCTTGCTGGAGCTCCGTGAAGGAAAGGTGGAATTGACCTTTCTTATCCTCACTGCTGATGGACTTATTGATGCTGAAGCCCTTATCGGAGCTGATGCACTCATCGATGTCATTATCGGAGCTGATGCACTCATCGATGATGTCAGTATCGAAGGTCATGCGCTTATCGATGTCTTCTAAGAAGAGGAGGTACTCTTCTGCATCGAAGCTGAGGCACTCATCAATGAGTTCGGCATAGATTTTGTTATAGGTTCCAGTGTCAAGCTGCTGGTTGTTGCTCAGTCCACCTATTAAAAAAAAGTTCCGTTCATGTTTAGACTCAACCTTGCCCTGAGGATCTTCCTTCTCTCTAAAGTGAAAATCACTGTCTATGGAGTTCAGTGAACAGAGCAGAGACTGTCCACAGCAAACACCATTCCCCATATAGCCGTGACCTCACCAAACCTCAGGACTGGGTACATGAATTGGTCCTGGAAAGTCGGTGCCACAAACTGGTCCCAGTGAAGTGCCTTTCTCAGAGGATCATCTGATAATGCCCACCTGTGGTCTGAGTGTGCATTATCTTCTGCTTGTCGGTTGTCTTCCGTATACACTCTTGCTTGCATCAAAGTTTCCTCTAGAGCAGGTTACTGTGTTTGTATGTTGTATCTCATGCTtacagtctctgctctattttgtgtatggtgtgtctatgtgtcctGTGCACTTGTAGAATGGATGAGTGCAGACTATGGAATAGATgccagtgtgggtgtgtgtgcatttttgtgtAGACTAGGCAGGCAGCAGGCTGTGCCTtacgtgtgtgcaggtgtgtggccATGGTTGCAGCAGGCCACACCATCAGGTTTTGATGCTGGCACAGGGCAAAATCACTCACTGATGGAGCTTGAGACAGCCCAGTCACTCAGTGAGTGAGGGAGGCTTCTCACTTATGTGCTTAATTTCAATTACAAAGCTCGGCACAGAATAGGGCTTATCTGCTAAGTGACATTGGGTAGGTTTGTGGCTGGGGTCCTCTGTTGTACTGTTGCCAACAGAAGCATTCCCAGGCCGGTCCTTTTTTAAGTGGACCTTTCCTCACTGGAAAGCTGGAAGTCCACGAGCAAGACAGGCTTTTGGGGGAGCAGCCCGCCCATTTCATTTCTGGTTCATCCCTCCAGTCTTCATCCACTGAGCAGGGTTCTAAGCCTCTTGCAGGTTTCCACAGCATACTGTTCTGTTCCTACTCCTAGGCTGGCCCTCT
This portion of the Arvicanthis niloticus isolate mArvNil1 chromosome 24, mArvNil1.pat.X, whole genome shotgun sequence genome encodes:
- the LOC143437695 gene encoding 2'-5'-oligoadenylate synthase 1A-like → MSKDLSKTPAWELDKFIKDHILVDTGFLNKVRADIDCVCAFLKDKRVDKHEDNERDSPKDRSEEGHKPKPPVWVSRVMMNGSFDSDSDLKDTPEVNITVFLTNLNSFNEVHERSEEFKEEIKKQLCKLPEKEDFQLCYEVQNPKKPSPSFVSFKLTSPELQQEVECSVWLAREVLGGLSNNQQLDTGTYNKIYAELIDECLSFDAEEYLLFLEDIDKRMTFDTDIIDECISSDNDIDECISSDKGFSINKSISSEDKKGQFHLSFTELQQDFLKNYPPKLRNLICLVKYWHQLCMKKLKKPVPPRYALELLTIYAWESGSGVDDFNTAEGFRTVLELITKHESLCMYWTVYYDFQHPKVSDYLHRQLQNYRPIILDPADPTRNIADCTYVNWYFLACLAKEWLDYPCCKDRDDSPVQSWKVLEDKHCRSTFLASP